In Nitrospirota bacterium, a single genomic region encodes these proteins:
- a CDS encoding DUF4160 domain-containing protein, translated as MTPYFVSFLFYAGDRDEPPHVHVEREDKVAKFWLDPIRLQRSGGFSRREMSRIQKLLNMRHTKLLKAWDEYFRG; from the coding sequence CTGACCCCTTATTTTGTCTCGTTTCTTTTTTACGCGGGCGACCGCGATGAACCGCCGCATGTTCATGTTGAGCGCGAGGATAAAGTTGCAAAGTTCTGGCTTGATCCGATCCGGTTGCAGCGGAGTGGCGGATTTTCCCGGCGAGAGATGAGCCGGATTCAGAAACTCCTGAACATGCGCCACACCAAACTATTGAAGGCTTGGGATGAGTATTTCCGCGGTTGA
- the fdhD gene encoding formate dehydrogenase accessory sulfurtransferase FdhD: protein MPPSPQTSSRPLDVTQVTEWQEGKVSRFDDYLVGEEPLEIRLGGRPISVTMRTPGHDLELAAGFLLTEGVISGREQIASLRQVAARGRKSNVVRVTLRRGVSVPTTRVRRNFTVSSSCGLCGKTSIDAVRVRGIARPNPDLRVSPDTLCFLPDALRSAQALFGRTGGPHAAGLFDATGKLIALREDVGRHNAVDKLIGWALLEQRLPLEDSVLLVSGRGSFEIVQKALVAGVPIVACISAPSSLAVQLAWEFGLTLVGFLRGKRFVVYTGENRVLYHAPR, encoded by the coding sequence GTGCCTCCCTCCCCTCAGACATCCTCCCGCCCTCTGGACGTCACGCAGGTGACCGAGTGGCAGGAAGGCAAGGTCTCGCGGTTCGACGATTACCTGGTCGGCGAGGAGCCGCTGGAGATTCGCCTCGGCGGTCGTCCGATCAGCGTGACGATGCGCACGCCCGGACATGACCTCGAATTGGCCGCCGGCTTTTTGTTGACCGAAGGGGTGATCAGCGGTCGCGAGCAGATTGCGAGCCTTCGCCAGGTCGCTGCGCGGGGCCGCAAAAGCAATGTCGTCCGCGTGACGCTGCGTCGCGGCGTGTCCGTTCCGACCACCCGCGTGCGGCGCAACTTCACCGTGTCGTCCAGTTGCGGGCTGTGCGGGAAGACGTCCATCGATGCAGTGCGGGTCCGCGGCATCGCCCGGCCCAATCCGGACCTGCGCGTCTCCCCGGATACCCTCTGCTTCCTGCCCGACGCGCTGCGGTCCGCTCAAGCCCTGTTCGGGCGAACCGGCGGCCCTCATGCCGCCGGCTTGTTCGACGCCACGGGCAAGCTGATCGCCTTGCGGGAGGACGTGGGCCGGCACAACGCTGTGGACAAGCTGATCGGCTGGGCCCTGCTGGAGCAGCGTCTGCCGCTCGAAGACTCCGTCTTGCTCGTGAGCGGCCGCGGGAGCTTTGAAATCGTCCAGAAGGCCCTCGTCGCCGGCGTCCCCATCGTTGCGTGTATCTCGGCCCCCTCCAGCCTCGCCGTCCAACTCGCCTGGGAATTCGGCCTCACGCTCGTCGGCTTCCTGCGCGGCAAACGGTTCGTCGTGTACACGGGAGAAAACCGCGTGCTGTACCATGCTCCACGCTGA
- a CDS encoding type II toxin-antitoxin system VapC family toxin — MSTVVLDASVIIKWIFPDRPEEAHSHLALQILQHIKEARLAVIQPSHWLAEVAAVLTRLEPRVAKEALPLLYALEFPVSGGLEVYQRACSLAVTFSQHVFDTLYHAVALTEPEAMLITADERYYRKAAKAGRIVRLRDYRPVLLGSES; from the coding sequence GTGAGCACGGTCGTCCTTGATGCCAGCGTCATCATCAAATGGATCTTTCCCGATCGACCTGAAGAAGCTCACTCCCACCTGGCCCTTCAAATCCTCCAACACATCAAAGAAGCCCGCTTAGCGGTCATCCAGCCGTCTCATTGGTTGGCTGAGGTCGCGGCGGTCTTGACACGCCTGGAGCCCCGCGTGGCCAAGGAAGCGCTGCCCCTCCTCTATGCTTTGGAGTTCCCTGTATCGGGAGGGCTGGAAGTTTATCAAAGGGCCTGCAGTCTGGCCGTCACCTTCAGCCAGCACGTCTTCGATACGCTCTACCATGCGGTGGCGTTAACAGAGCCTGAGGCCATGCTCATCACGGCGGATGAGCGATACTATCGGAAGGCTGCCAAGGCTGGACGGATTGTGCGCCTGAGAGATTACCGTCCGGTCCTTCTCGGGTCTGAATCGTAG
- a CDS encoding YnfA family protein — protein MSEFLKTFGLFILTAVAEIVGCYLPYLWLRKGGSAWLLVPGALSLCLFTWLLSLHPTAAGRVYAAYGGVYVAAAILWLWLMDSVRPTAWDLIGSGVAILGMCIIMFGPRHT, from the coding sequence ATGAGTGAGTTTTTGAAGACCTTCGGTTTGTTTATCCTGACCGCAGTCGCGGAGATTGTCGGCTGTTATCTTCCGTACCTCTGGCTGAGGAAAGGTGGGTCCGCCTGGCTTCTGGTGCCGGGCGCGTTGAGCCTCTGTCTGTTCACGTGGCTATTGTCGCTTCATCCCACCGCTGCGGGCCGCGTCTATGCTGCCTATGGCGGCGTGTACGTTGCCGCAGCCATCTTGTGGCTCTGGCTGATGGATTCTGTACGGCCCACAGCATGGGATCTTATCGGCTCAGGCGTGGCGATATTGGGTATGTGCATCATCATGTTTGGACCGCGTCACACATAA
- a CDS encoding DUF2442 domain-containing protein, with protein MSISAVEIEGPKAERVTVTEDTLTVDLSDGRTISVPLAWFPRLLHASPAERKNWRLIGKGQGMHWADLDEDVSVEGLLAGKPSGESQSSFRKWLAAPRSRPTKRSSRCLTQRG; from the coding sequence ATGAGTATTTCCGCGGTTGAAATCGAGGGCCCAAAGGCCGAACGCGTCACGGTAACAGAAGACACCCTTACTGTTGATCTCAGCGACGGACGGACCATCTCTGTCCCTCTTGCCTGGTTTCCGAGGTTGTTACATGCTTCGCCTGCGGAGCGCAAGAACTGGCGGTTGATCGGCAAAGGGCAAGGAATGCATTGGGCGGACCTAGACGAGGACGTTAGTGTTGAAGGTCTGCTGGCGGGCAAACCTTCCGGTGAGAGCCAGTCGTCTTTCAGGAAATGGCTGGCAGCCCCCAGATCTCGCCCGACAAAGCGCTCCAGCCGCTGCCTCACGCAACGCGGCTGA
- a CDS encoding FAD-dependent oxidoreductase: MDFNVLIVGGGIHGVGLLHDLATRKIEGVHLLEQAKLASGTSSRTTKLVHGGLRYLEHPAQWGLVREALRERVLLLRNLPELVSPLRFVLPNVTGGRPAWLVRAGLALYDRLAREGGLPKTRRLTKTEIAQMAPYLRRERLEQDVRSGFLYYDAQMLDDAIVRVAARAATRLGATYAEHTRVEEVAPHGGGFRVRLTSPEGRQVVTSRVIVNATGAWANANLLIWGYSPRVPCLLNVGSHLLLSPEAVAARSEDCAATLLQHDDGRVLFFIPWQGHWLLGTTESVLEGTPDKWECPPGDRDYLLRAAERNLALIEPARHIREFFCGIRTIPLPHHRVKLQTHSAPDAWRDQPFASPWYLRTEDRDVSALSREAVVDEVTRNLFTIYGGKFTTYRALCERVGNRLAARLGRPTPSGTHLKENWFLDDLKQTEPDLFRSDPSLRQRH; encoded by the coding sequence ATGGACTTCAATGTGCTGATCGTCGGCGGAGGCATTCACGGCGTCGGGCTGTTGCATGACCTCGCCACCCGGAAGATCGAGGGCGTCCACCTGCTCGAACAGGCCAAGCTGGCCTCGGGCACGTCCAGCCGCACCACCAAGTTGGTGCACGGCGGGCTGAGGTACCTGGAGCATCCGGCGCAATGGGGCCTGGTGCGCGAAGCCCTCCGGGAACGCGTGCTCCTGCTCAGGAACCTGCCCGAACTGGTCTCGCCTCTTCGCTTCGTGCTGCCGAACGTCACGGGCGGGAGGCCCGCCTGGCTCGTCCGTGCCGGGCTCGCTCTCTATGACCGACTTGCGCGGGAAGGCGGGCTCCCCAAGACACGCCGTCTCACCAAGACCGAGATCGCGCAGATGGCCCCGTACCTCCGCCGCGAGCGCCTCGAACAGGACGTGCGGTCAGGCTTCCTCTACTACGATGCCCAGATGCTGGACGACGCGATCGTGCGCGTCGCGGCGCGGGCCGCCACCCGCTTAGGCGCCACGTACGCCGAGCACACGCGCGTGGAAGAGGTCGCGCCGCACGGCGGAGGATTTCGCGTGCGCCTCACTTCCCCGGAAGGTCGGCAAGTCGTGACGAGCCGGGTCATCGTGAACGCGACGGGAGCCTGGGCGAACGCCAACCTATTGATTTGGGGATACAGCCCGCGGGTGCCCTGTCTCCTGAACGTAGGCTCCCATCTCCTGTTGTCACCGGAGGCCGTGGCCGCCCGCTCTGAAGACTGCGCGGCGACGCTCTTGCAGCACGATGACGGGCGCGTGCTCTTTTTCATCCCGTGGCAGGGACACTGGCTGCTCGGCACCACCGAGTCGGTGCTCGAAGGGACACCGGACAAGTGGGAATGCCCGCCGGGCGATCGGGACTATCTCCTCCGAGCGGCTGAGCGGAATCTCGCCCTCATCGAGCCGGCGCGCCATATCAGGGAATTCTTCTGCGGCATCAGAACGATTCCCCTTCCCCACCATAGAGTGAAGCTTCAAACCCATTCGGCGCCGGACGCCTGGCGCGACCAGCCCTTTGCGTCGCCCTGGTATCTCCGCACGGAGGATCGCGATGTCTCCGCGTTGTCCCGCGAAGCCGTGGTGGATGAAGTCACGCGTAATCTGTTCACCATCTACGGCGGCAAGTTCACCACCTACCGCGCGCTCTGCGAGCGGGTCGGCAATCGCCTCGCCGCCCGCCTGGGCCGCCCGACGCCCAGCGGCACTCATCTGAAAGAGAATTGGTTTCTGGACGATCTCAAGCAGACAGAGCCGGACCTGTTTCGCTCCGACCCCAGCCTCCGCCAACGGCATTGA
- a CDS encoding tetratricopeptide repeat protein yields the protein MMWLRKMLSAAGLLCAVFGSATVWAADFTESWYMSRGRANMEIGNYKAAIEAFEKVVEKNPDNREAMRSLGLAYEKQGLKDKAIEQFDRYLDKWEDDPEIAFKQAQALEWSRYAYREKDMMKYYRMGLKRKDDPRMRLKYAAHLAKRKETSQEAIVQYEKVLAKEPRNVEAHRGLAKAYAWLGDNDKALYYSNLARDYSRREPGDMTVLRREMMKGREPTVEASAGVLVQPERPFELYGLRLGSRGKMDLTPFTTSTLEVGAEHFWDSSENRSGGYLSLGNQLRFNPTNRLDALLEYHGVTRGDGLAYKFEFTHEAAAFTVRPGVKREYRYDSFAALVGSRKTGPILGLARSTLFYTDLTFETGQARVDVTPFVGWVSAENLDNNGQVGLDAKIAVPFWQDDRWDVYAEYLFYLTHYAEDQSGFRPSAVEPLPGGYFSPSVFVNQIPRLAATYITENKGELYMAAGPAIQYIDEAVKSPVFRVGGDAHASYTMKLPQRFLFKVLADFTQIATVYVRFQTNALLVYTF from the coding sequence ATGATGTGGTTGAGAAAGATGCTTTCTGCCGCAGGCCTGCTGTGCGCAGTCTTCGGGAGCGCGACCGTCTGGGCCGCCGACTTCACCGAGTCCTGGTACATGTCCCGCGGGCGGGCGAACATGGAGATCGGCAACTACAAGGCGGCGATCGAGGCGTTCGAGAAAGTGGTGGAGAAAAATCCGGACAACCGGGAGGCGATGCGCAGCCTGGGTCTTGCGTATGAGAAGCAGGGCCTGAAGGACAAAGCGATCGAGCAATTCGACCGGTATCTCGACAAGTGGGAGGACGATCCGGAGATCGCGTTCAAGCAGGCGCAGGCACTCGAATGGTCGCGCTACGCCTACCGCGAGAAAGACATGATGAAGTATTACCGGATGGGGCTAAAACGGAAGGATGACCCGCGCATGCGCCTCAAGTACGCGGCCCATCTGGCGAAGCGCAAGGAGACCAGTCAGGAGGCCATCGTCCAGTATGAAAAGGTGCTGGCGAAGGAGCCCCGCAACGTCGAGGCCCACCGCGGCTTGGCGAAGGCCTACGCCTGGCTGGGCGACAACGACAAGGCGCTCTATTACAGCAACCTGGCCCGCGACTATTCCCGGCGCGAACCCGGCGACATGACCGTGCTGCGCCGCGAGATGATGAAAGGCCGGGAGCCGACGGTGGAAGCCTCGGCGGGCGTCCTCGTCCAGCCTGAACGGCCCTTCGAACTGTACGGGCTCCGCCTCGGTTCACGCGGGAAGATGGACTTGACGCCGTTCACCACGAGCACGCTGGAAGTGGGGGCCGAGCACTTCTGGGATTCATCGGAGAACCGGTCGGGCGGGTATCTGTCGCTCGGGAACCAGCTTCGGTTCAACCCGACGAACCGCCTGGACGCCCTCCTGGAGTATCACGGGGTGACCAGAGGCGACGGGCTGGCCTACAAATTCGAGTTCACGCACGAGGCCGCGGCGTTCACGGTCCGGCCGGGCGTGAAGCGCGAATACCGCTACGACTCGTTCGCCGCCCTGGTGGGATCGCGCAAGACCGGTCCCATCCTCGGTCTCGCCCGTTCGACACTCTTTTACACGGACCTCACCTTCGAAACCGGCCAGGCGCGGGTTGATGTGACGCCGTTCGTGGGCTGGGTCTCGGCCGAAAACCTCGACAACAACGGCCAGGTGGGGCTCGACGCCAAGATCGCGGTGCCGTTCTGGCAGGACGACCGCTGGGACGTCTACGCGGAATACCTCTTCTACCTCACCCACTACGCCGAGGACCAGTCCGGCTTCCGGCCCAGCGCGGTCGAGCCGCTGCCGGGCGGCTATTTCAGCCCCAGCGTCTTCGTGAACCAGATCCCGCGTCTGGCGGCCACCTACATCACCGAGAACAAGGGCGAACTCTATATGGCGGCCGGCCCGGCGATCCAATACATCGACGAGGCCGTGAAGTCCCCGGTCTTTCGGGTCGGCGGCGACGCGCACGCCTCATACACGATGAAGCTCCCGCAGCGGTTCCTGTTCAAAGTGCTGGCGGACTTCACTCAGATCGCCACCGTGTATGTTCGCTTCCAGACCAACGCGCTGCTGGTGTATACGTTCTGA
- a CDS encoding FdhF/YdeP family oxidoreductase, with product MSDPHASLKRSVQRHWVSWVPFGLDQQHPNNYKDILAAVWENRDNLGYAFRILRDGCCDGCSLGTTGLHDWTMKDIHLCWVRLQLLRLNTMPAMNWRVLEDVAPLRRLKSQALRQLGRLCVPMVRRRGDTGFRRVSWDDAIGLIADRLRVTDPHRFGWFLTARGVTNEAYYAHQKVARFIGTNHVDTSARVCHAPSTAALKDTVGWSATTCSYTDWIGADLLVFVGANVANNQPVTLKYLYYAKKAGTKIFVVNPYVEPGMERYWIPSVAESALFGTRLADAFFHIHVGGDIPFFYGVLKHLIERDWIDHAFIAARTAGWDELEAKARTLSWEDLERGAGVDRNEMFRFAEAFGRARHAIVVWSMGVTQHRYGTDNVKAIVNLQLARGNVGRPHTGLMPIRGHSGVQGGAEMGAMPGAYTMDYPVNDANADLFATPEFWGFRPPSWKGLGAAHMILAAERGEFDVLWQSGGNFLETLPEPDRVRRALSRVGLRVHQDIVVSSTMLEDPADVVILLPSRTRYEQRGGGTETSTERRIIYSPEIPGPRPGEARDEWEIPVLVARRLDPERAAQAFPWRDTQHIRQEIERVCPTYRGIASLRKKGDHVQYGGPRLLVDRFGTPDGKGRFTPVDLPEETIPTGRFFLTTRRGKQFNSMVGAEVDPLIGAARDSVLMAAEDAGRLKLETGDVVVLRNELGEYRGRVVIARVKPGSVQVYWPEANGLVPAGRLDPSGVPDYNATVEIIPVCSQ from the coding sequence ATGAGTGATCCGCACGCATCACTGAAGCGATCAGTGCAGCGGCACTGGGTGAGCTGGGTTCCTTTCGGTCTCGACCAGCAACACCCGAACAACTACAAGGACATTCTCGCCGCGGTCTGGGAGAACCGGGACAACCTCGGCTACGCCTTCCGCATCCTGCGCGACGGGTGTTGTGACGGCTGCTCGCTCGGCACGACCGGCCTCCACGACTGGACCATGAAAGACATCCACCTGTGCTGGGTGCGGCTCCAGTTGCTGCGGCTGAACACGATGCCGGCCATGAACTGGCGCGTGCTCGAGGACGTCGCCCCGCTGCGCCGGTTGAAGAGCCAAGCGCTCCGGCAACTCGGGCGCCTGTGCGTGCCGATGGTCCGGCGTCGCGGCGACACCGGGTTCCGGCGCGTCTCCTGGGATGACGCCATCGGGCTCATCGCCGACCGCCTTCGCGTCACCGATCCCCATCGGTTCGGCTGGTTCCTCACCGCCCGCGGCGTGACCAACGAAGCCTACTATGCCCATCAGAAAGTCGCCCGTTTCATCGGGACGAATCACGTCGATACCAGCGCGCGCGTCTGCCATGCGCCGAGCACGGCCGCGCTCAAGGACACCGTCGGCTGGTCGGCGACCACCTGTTCCTACACGGACTGGATCGGCGCCGATCTCCTGGTGTTCGTCGGGGCCAACGTCGCGAACAACCAGCCGGTGACGCTCAAGTACCTCTACTATGCGAAGAAGGCCGGCACGAAGATCTTCGTGGTCAACCCGTATGTCGAGCCCGGCATGGAACGGTATTGGATTCCTTCGGTCGCCGAAAGCGCCCTGTTCGGCACACGGTTGGCCGACGCCTTTTTCCACATCCACGTCGGCGGGGACATTCCGTTCTTCTACGGCGTGCTCAAGCACCTGATCGAGCGGGACTGGATCGATCACGCCTTCATCGCCGCTCGGACCGCCGGCTGGGATGAGCTTGAAGCGAAGGCGCGAACCCTGTCTTGGGAGGACCTCGAGCGTGGCGCGGGGGTGGATCGCAACGAGATGTTTCGCTTCGCGGAGGCGTTCGGCCGCGCGCGCCATGCCATCGTCGTGTGGAGCATGGGCGTCACTCAGCACCGCTACGGCACCGACAACGTCAAGGCGATCGTCAATCTGCAGTTGGCTCGCGGGAACGTGGGGCGGCCGCACACCGGCCTCATGCCGATCCGGGGCCACAGCGGGGTGCAGGGCGGCGCCGAGATGGGCGCCATGCCCGGCGCCTATACGATGGATTATCCGGTCAACGACGCCAACGCCGACCTCTTCGCCACGCCGGAGTTCTGGGGCTTTCGTCCGCCCTCCTGGAAAGGCCTGGGTGCCGCGCACATGATCCTGGCGGCCGAGCGCGGCGAGTTCGACGTGCTGTGGCAGAGCGGCGGCAATTTCCTGGAGACCTTGCCCGAACCGGACCGGGTGCGCCGGGCCTTGAGTCGGGTCGGCCTGCGCGTCCATCAGGATATCGTCGTCAGCTCCACCATGCTGGAAGATCCGGCCGATGTCGTCATCCTGCTGCCGTCGCGCACGAGGTATGAGCAGCGCGGGGGCGGGACGGAGACAAGCACCGAACGGCGGATCATCTACAGTCCGGAGATTCCCGGGCCGCGGCCGGGCGAGGCCCGGGACGAGTGGGAAATCCCCGTGCTGGTCGCGCGACGGCTCGATCCGGAACGCGCGGCCCAGGCGTTCCCCTGGCGCGACACGCAGCACATCCGCCAGGAGATCGAGCGGGTCTGTCCGACCTACCGGGGCATCGCGAGCCTCCGCAAGAAAGGCGATCATGTCCAGTACGGAGGTCCCCGCCTGCTGGTCGATCGGTTCGGGACGCCGGACGGCAAAGGCCGGTTCACCCCGGTCGATCTGCCGGAAGAGACGATCCCGACCGGACGATTCTTCCTCACTACCCGGCGGGGCAAGCAGTTCAACAGTATGGTCGGGGCCGAGGTGGATCCGTTGATCGGCGCGGCCCGCGACAGCGTGCTCATGGCGGCCGAGGATGCCGGACGTTTGAAGCTTGAGACCGGTGACGTGGTGGTCTTGCGGAACGAACTTGGCGAGTATCGAGGCCGGGTGGTCATTGCTCGCGTGAAACCCGGGTCGGTGCAGGTGTATTGGCCGGAGGCGAACGGCCTGGTGCCGGCGGGACGCCTCGACCCCAGCGGCGTGCCGGATTACAACGCGACCGTCGAGATCATTCCTGTCTGCTCTCAGTAG
- a CDS encoding glycosyl hydrolase family 8 translates to MRASVAQGSLALLLTLAVPAAGLADVPRSSSDLYIRQLDELSALWSFYKQKYILNGRVISLDENGITTSEGQSYAMLRAVWSNDRQTFSSVWTWTKQNLQVRPDKLFAWKWKGKVLSINSATDADTDIALALILASRRFDEPAYEQEALAILDAIWKTEVLTIGQRSYVTAGNWAPQEDYPTIHMAYLAPYAYEVFANLDRRHPWRQLIESSYAILRWLYFEKNLPLPPEIVYLNKRTGELLLKHPQSGASAQFSYDAVPLFWRMAVDANWFGRRAEADLRRHMLAFFWKEWQARKKFFDQYTVTGEPRSAFEGLPLYATVQALAVQEGHDLARVLSETKLGTLHDKALAGKDTPYYLHNWLWFGRAFELHLIRTYDEFLGFLRPFDFKGFSAHFPWELFFLTIGLYFVARYHPLLKLAFLVCGLTLCGRYLVWRFTHTLNFVETAGPFISLSLWAAELYAFSTVVLLLVQVGLGRKQPRHAPPPAPPGFAPSVDIFIPIYTESCDILEKTLIGAGAIEYPNKRLYVLDDGHRPEVAELAADYGAVYLKGPRRHAKAGNLNHALTHTLGELVVVFDTDHIPVTSFLKETVPFFADPKVAFVQTPHHFYNQDIYQRALSAGPRIPNEQDLFNHAIQGGRASWNGAFFVGSGAVFRRSAIAEINGFNLMSITEDIHTSQHLHAKGWRSAFVDKDLAVGLTAENLSSYLVQRRRWLLGCLQIFFKDNPLLCRGLTLRQRLGYFASLYYFFFPAARVVFWITPLYYLLFHLHPIFSDVSILVAYLLPFLVILPLLSYALLPGWPRLLWASLYEMPVSFPLFRSMFDLLLPRRLGFKVTPKGLTSDRRAFDWGSSKGLLLATVMTVIAIGKGLAEFFYFGIEKDAYFFNLSWASLNLLFLLAGLLIAWEKPQRRAEERIRKSVPFTLQADTFSVHGQTADLSLAGISFITPSSDPIPPYVELTLHDRRPVTCRCRVVYHERVGRRYRCGLAILAANQETRRALILNLFADPNTWRNAHEDRVRSNLLMAWHFFRGIVLGFRPARRTRRQTVRRKTWRLAHVRIGSHRRRVLVRDWSPRGAGVWCLGRRILSEEPWRLVNPSHIDAPFRPVYQRRVLILFRRVGLQADAQTSREPEPQSALAIAVQHSHS, encoded by the coding sequence ATGCGCGCCTCCGTCGCTCAAGGCAGCCTTGCGCTGCTCCTCACGCTCGCGGTGCCGGCTGCGGGACTGGCCGATGTCCCGCGCTCGTCCAGCGATCTGTACATCCGGCAGTTGGACGAACTTTCCGCGCTGTGGAGCTTCTACAAGCAGAAGTACATCCTGAACGGCCGCGTCATCAGCTTGGACGAGAACGGGATCACGACCTCGGAAGGCCAAAGCTATGCGATGCTGCGGGCCGTGTGGTCGAACGACCGCCAGACTTTTTCCAGCGTGTGGACATGGACGAAACAGAACTTGCAGGTCCGGCCCGACAAACTCTTTGCCTGGAAGTGGAAAGGCAAGGTCCTCTCGATCAACTCCGCCACGGACGCCGACACCGACATCGCGCTGGCGCTGATCCTGGCGTCGCGGCGATTCGACGAGCCGGCCTACGAGCAAGAAGCCCTCGCGATTCTGGATGCGATCTGGAAGACGGAAGTCCTGACGATCGGCCAACGATCCTACGTGACCGCCGGCAACTGGGCGCCGCAGGAAGACTATCCGACGATCCACATGGCCTATCTCGCACCCTATGCGTACGAAGTCTTCGCGAACCTCGATCGGCGCCATCCGTGGAGACAGCTCATCGAGAGCTCCTACGCGATCCTCAGGTGGCTCTACTTCGAGAAGAACCTGCCGCTGCCGCCGGAGATCGTCTACCTCAACAAGCGCACCGGTGAGCTGCTCCTGAAGCATCCGCAGTCCGGCGCGTCGGCCCAGTTCAGTTATGATGCGGTGCCGTTGTTCTGGCGGATGGCGGTGGACGCGAATTGGTTCGGCCGCCGTGCGGAAGCCGATCTCCGCCGCCACATGCTGGCCTTCTTTTGGAAAGAATGGCAGGCGCGCAAGAAATTTTTCGACCAGTACACCGTGACCGGCGAGCCCCGCTCCGCCTTCGAAGGGCTGCCGCTCTACGCAACCGTCCAGGCCCTCGCCGTTCAGGAAGGCCACGATCTCGCTCGAGTCCTGAGCGAAACGAAGCTCGGAACGCTGCACGACAAGGCCCTCGCCGGCAAAGACACGCCCTACTATCTCCACAACTGGCTCTGGTTCGGGCGGGCGTTCGAGCTGCATCTCATACGGACCTACGACGAGTTCCTCGGCTTTCTTCGGCCGTTCGACTTCAAAGGCTTCTCAGCCCACTTCCCCTGGGAACTGTTCTTCCTGACGATCGGCCTCTACTTCGTCGCCAGGTACCATCCGCTGTTGAAGCTTGCGTTTCTCGTCTGCGGCTTGACGCTGTGCGGCCGTTATCTCGTGTGGCGTTTCACCCACACGCTGAACTTCGTGGAGACCGCCGGCCCGTTCATCAGCCTCTCGCTCTGGGCAGCGGAACTCTATGCCTTCTCGACGGTGGTACTGCTCCTGGTGCAGGTGGGACTGGGGAGGAAACAACCGCGCCACGCGCCTCCTCCGGCGCCGCCCGGTTTCGCGCCGTCCGTGGACATCTTCATTCCGATCTACACGGAGTCGTGCGACATTCTCGAAAAGACCCTCATCGGCGCCGGCGCGATCGAGTATCCGAACAAGCGCCTCTACGTCCTGGATGACGGCCACCGGCCGGAAGTGGCCGAGCTGGCCGCCGACTACGGCGCGGTTTATCTCAAGGGACCTCGCCGGCATGCCAAGGCCGGCAACCTGAACCATGCGTTGACCCACACGTTGGGCGAACTGGTGGTCGTGTTCGATACCGACCACATTCCGGTCACGAGCTTTCTCAAGGAGACCGTCCCCTTCTTCGCCGACCCGAAGGTGGCGTTCGTCCAGACGCCCCACCACTTCTACAATCAGGACATTTACCAGCGCGCGCTCTCCGCCGGGCCGCGGATTCCGAACGAGCAGGATCTGTTCAACCACGCCATTCAGGGCGGACGCGCGTCGTGGAACGGCGCCTTCTTCGTCGGCAGCGGCGCGGTCTTCCGGCGCAGCGCGATCGCCGAGATCAACGGCTTCAACCTGATGAGCATCACCGAGGACATTCACACCAGCCAACACCTCCACGCCAAGGGGTGGCGGTCGGCGTTCGTGGACAAGGATCTCGCCGTCGGACTGACGGCGGAAAACCTGTCTTCCTACCTCGTCCAACGGCGGCGCTGGCTGCTCGGCTGCCTGCAAATCTTTTTCAAGGACAACCCGCTCCTTTGCCGAGGATTGACGCTGCGCCAGCGCCTGGGCTATTTCGCCTCCCTTTATTACTTCTTCTTTCCCGCCGCGCGCGTCGTCTTCTGGATCACGCCGCTCTACTACCTGCTGTTCCATCTCCATCCGATTTTCTCGGACGTTTCGATCCTGGTCGCCTACCTGCTTCCGTTTCTCGTCATCCTGCCGTTGCTGTCTTATGCGCTCTTGCCCGGCTGGCCCCGGCTCCTTTGGGCGTCGCTCTATGAGATGCCGGTCAGCTTCCCTCTCTTTCGATCCATGTTCGACCTGCTGCTCCCCAGACGGCTTGGCTTCAAGGTCACGCCGAAGGGCCTCACGTCGGACCGGCGGGCCTTCGACTGGGGGTCGTCAAAAGGCCTCCTCCTCGCCACCGTCATGACGGTCATCGCCATCGGCAAGGGCTTGGCCGAGTTCTTCTATTTCGGCATCGAAAAGGATGCCTATTTCTTCAACCTGAGTTGGGCTTCGCTGAACCTGCTGTTCCTGCTGGCCGGTCTCCTGATCGCCTGGGAGAAACCGCAACGGCGCGCGGAGGAGCGGATCAGAAAATCCGTGCCGTTCACGCTGCAGGCAGATACCTTTAGCGTTCATGGGCAGACCGCAGACCTGAGCCTGGCCGGCATCTCATTCATCACGCCGTCGAGTGACCCGATCCCGCCCTATGTCGAACTCACACTGCACGACCGGCGCCCCGTCACGTGCCGATGCCGGGTCGTCTACCACGAACGGGTCGGCCGCCGATACCGATGCGGCCTCGCCATTCTGGCGGCGAACCAGGAGACCCGCCGGGCATTGATCTTGAATCTGTTCGCCGACCCGAACACCTGGCGGAACGCACACGAAGACCGTGTGCGGAGTAATCTGCTCATGGCCTGGCATTTCTTTCGCGGGATCGTGCTCGGCTTTCGACCAGCCAGACGGACTCGCCGTCAAACCGTTCGCCGCAAGACCTGGCGGCTCGCGCACGTCCGTATCGGATCGCACCGGAGGCGGGTGCTGGTCCGCGACTGGTCCCCGCGCGGCGCCGGCGTGTGGTGTCTGGGCCGCCGGATTCTTTCGGAGGAACCGTGGCGACTCGTCAACCCGTCGCACATCGACGCGCCGTTCCGGCCCGTGTACCAGCGCCGCGTCCTCATTCTTTTCCGCCGTGTCGGCTTGCAGGCCGACGCGCAGACCTCGCGAGAGCCTGAGCCGCAATCGGCGCTCGCGATCGCCGTCCAGCATTCGCATTCATGA